The following nucleotide sequence is from Synechococcales cyanobacterium T60_A2020_003.
CCATTTCCGCTTGCCATTGAGGATGGGCGATCGCACTCAAAAACCGCATGTCAAACTCTTGCAATCGCGCAAATAAAATATCTAGGGCATTACCCTAGCAACACAAATTACGCGGAGTTCGCAGCATATTTGCCTAAGCCCATCGGCACGCTAGAACTAAAGATTTCCGACCCGAATAGGATCAGAGCAACATTCCAACTCTCGACAGACAAGCTGAATATTTAAAGGAGGAGAAAGACTATCAAGAGTCCTGATCGGTCGAGTCCGCTAGCATCCAGGATTGAGACTATTGTGAGTACCTAAGCCCCAAAAACCTAGCGAACCTATGAGTTACAGACCGATCAGACGATACTGGGCGCTTCACAACTGTCCGCCCATGAGAGAGCCGGATCGCACCGTCGTCTACGCTTCAAATTGAGTTCCAAGTCCCAGAACAGGGGATGCCAGGGATAACCCGCTAATGGGAACGTGTTCAATTTCTATACAACCTTGGTTGCCATACGTGCACTTACAATCTAACATTATTCACGAATTGGGACAGAACGCAATCTTTGCGCCCATTTCAGCACTGACATTTCGCCTATCCTGGGACTCCTGGAACAGCCAGACCCAAAACTATCCTAAAACTATCAACCAATTCTGAAGGTCTGACTTACTATATGAGATGCAGACATGCTCAATCGCACGCTTGCGATCCGGCGATGCAGTCGTTTTTCAACCTCTGAACATTATCAATGCGGTTGCCTCGTTCGACCCTAATCCATCGGTTGGGTAAATCCTCTGCCCAGGCAGCAGGAGATTCTCGTTCGCCTCACGCTGCACCCCAACGCAGGCGGCGAAAGAGTTCAATTTTAGGTATCGTGTGCCTGCTGCTATTGGCAGGGGCGGGGTACAAACACCTCCACACCTATTTGCAAAAACCCCAAGCTATTTTGGTGCTGGGCGGCGATATTGAGCGGGAAACGTTTGCGGCTGAGTTTGCTCAACAGCATCCTGATTTAGAGATTTGGGTCTCATCAGGTACGAATCCTGAGTTTGCCGAGTGGAACTTTGCCGAAGCTGGGATTAGGCCCGATCGGGTTCATTTGGATTATCGGGCGGTGGATACGGTCACGAACTTTACAACCTTGGTTGATGATTTTGAGGCCGAGGGTATTACCAGCCTTTACCTCATTACCTCGGACTACCATATGCGGCGTGCCCAGGTGATTGGCGAAATTGTTCTCGGGAGTCGGGGGATTTCCTATCGGGCGATCGCCGTTCCTTCAGAGCGAGAACCTGAATCTATCGATAAATCCGTGCGGGATGCGGCTCGCTCGGTGTTGTGGCTGACTACTGGACGCACCGGATTAGAACTTTTGCCGTATTTGAATCAAGCCCATGCCAAGCGACTGAAGTGACATGCTCTCGGGAGCATC
It contains:
- a CDS encoding YdcF family protein encodes the protein MRLPRSTLIHRLGKSSAQAAGDSRSPHAAPQRRRRKSSILGIVCLLLLAGAGYKHLHTYLQKPQAILVLGGDIERETFAAEFAQQHPDLEIWVSSGTNPEFAEWNFAEAGIRPDRVHLDYRAVDTVTNFTTLVDDFEAEGITSLYLITSDYHMRRAQVIGEIVLGSRGISYRAIAVPSEREPESIDKSVRDAARSVLWLTTGRTGLELLPYLNQAHAKRLK